In a genomic window of Wyeomyia smithii strain HCP4-BCI-WySm-NY-G18 chromosome 1, ASM2978416v1, whole genome shotgun sequence:
- the LOC129718980 gene encoding uncharacterized protein LOC129718980, whose amino-acid sequence MFKNHLAMIGMNETPNKKARFWQSYIRSLKGSDDIRAHDTPTWRHRPILLFDEPGTASGRIHSPGYHYLPVHRETYGYSPRPIYDHHYPRSQRASSVGRLADAEKAWADHLERMRDIDRRYPSRYGLYLRDKPSQVVLPQELEYEPDTKPYFSLH is encoded by the exons atgtttaaaaatcacCTAGCGATGATTGGCATGAATGAAACGCCAAACAAGAAGGCCAGGTTCTGGCAGTCATACATCAGATCCCTTAAAG GATCCGATGATATACGCGCACACGACACGCCAACCTGGCGGCACCGACCGATTCTGCTGTTCGACGAACCAGGAACCGCTTCCGGTCGGATCCACTCTCCCGGCTATCACTACTTGCCGGTGCACCGGGAGACGTACGGTTACTCGCCTCGGCCAATCTACGATCATCATTATCCACGCTCACAACGGGCAT caagcgTTGGCAGATTGGCTGATGCCGAGAAAGCATGGGCTGACCACCTGGAAAGGATGAGAGATATTGATCGCAG ATACCCATCCCGTTACGGACTGTACCTGCGAGACAAACCCAGTCAGGTTGTGCTGCCACAGGAACTCGAGTACGAACCAGACACAAAACCATACTTTTCACTACACTAA